CCGGCCATGACCTGGCACACCATCATGGAATACGCACATCAGGGCATTGAACTCAGGCAGTTGCCGGGCGTTGCCGTACCCGAGCGGCAGCAGCAAGTCGCCACACGCGCGACCCGCCCCGACGACAAGACACCGGCGGCTCGGCGGCCGACACTGCTGTCAAAACGCGGTGCCGAAGCACTGGTGCGGGTCGAGAAGCTTCTGGACGAAGCGAGCCGCGCCATGACGCCGCTGCGCCCGACGGTCGCGAACGAAGGTGGCAGGCGCGCCGATCTCAGTGGCCCAGGAACCGCGCCGACGGCCGACAAAGGCGGTGCGCTGGCCGCAGCGCTGGAAAACGAAGCCCTCGGCAGGCGCAACTGAATAGCCGCGCCGCCATCGGCAGCGTAGTCTCCGGCCACATGCGACTCATAACCCCTCACCTGCCAGCGGACCGGCCGTGCGGCTTCTGACCTCCACCTTGTTTGCCCTGATCGTCGCCAGCGCGGTTGGCTTGGGGCTCACCTATTTTGCGCTGACGCGCGGCGCAGCCTTTGGCGCGCTGACGATCGGCAGTTGGACCGCGTGGCCGAAGACCGGCACGGCGGACGCCGACCCCTATGCCCGCGCCAGCATTGCACGCACCGGGCAGTTGCCGGTTGCGCTCGGCGATGGCGTTTCGTTCACGGCCAGGAGCGACGACAACGGCAAGCCGCTCGACGGCCGCTGCGACGTCGTCCTCTCCGGCGTAACGCCGGCTGCGCGTTTCTGGACGCTGTCGCTTTACAACAATGACGGCGAACTGATCGCCAATTCCATCGACCGCTACGGGTTCTCAAGCCAGGAAATCGTGCGCCGCGCCGACGGCAGCTTCGAGATCGCGGTGTCGCCGCGTGCCAACCCGGGCAACTGGCTGCCAACGGCGGGGGTCGACCGCTACACGCTGGTGCTGCGCCTTTACGACACGGCGGTCGGCGTCGCCACCAAGGCCGGCCGCGAAGTGCCGATGCCGGCGATCGAAACGCGCAACTGTCCTGACGATCAGGCACGGAGCAGACCATGATCCGTTGGCTGCTTCTGTTGCTGGGTGGCGCGCTGCTGGGCGGCATCGTGCACCTTGCCACTATCATCCTCCTGCCACGCACCGCGACTCAGGATGCCTTCGCACGTCTCACAAACGACACACCGGTGAACAGCGTGGCGGCGCTGCCGCAGCCGCGCCCCGAAAAGGCGGCGATGCCGTTCATGGATCCGGCCTTCGCCGCCGGCGTCTGCCGCTACGACCTGTCGAACGGCCCGCTCAAGCTGACAGTGCCGGTCAGCCTCGCCTATACGTCAGTGTCGTTCTACACACGCTACGACGTCGCCTATTACGCCATCAACGACCGCGCGGCCGGGCGTCGCGTCATCGAACTCGACCTGATGACGCCGGAGCAGAAGAACGCCATGCCGGAGGAGGAAGACGTCACTGCCGCGGACAGGCTGATCGTGGAGTCGCCCACCGTCTCGGGCCTCATCGCCATTCGCGCACTGGCGCCGGAGCCCGGCCTGATGCCGATGGCGCAGGCCACCATCGCCAATGCGCGCTGCGCGGTGCAGGCCGCCACAGCGGCGCCAGCGACCTCACGGCGCTGATCGACGGATTTGCTTATCTCTGGAAGGCGAGACTTGGCCCGCGCTCATAGGGCGGCGCGGTCTGCACACGATAATGCGAAACTTCGGCATGCAGCCGGTTGAGCGCCTGCTCCACCGTCACCGCCTCCTGCGATGGTGACGAGATCACCAGCCGCTCCAGCGCATAACGGTAATTGGCGACGCGCCGACCGAGACTCGCTCGCACGCGGGCGATCACGCGGTCGTTTTCCTTGATACGGTTGAGCGTGTTGGTGCGCTCGGCCGCAGTCAGGCCGGGAATGAAAGCAAGGCTTTTGCCGCGCTTGGCGTCAAGGTCGATCACCCGCGTGGCCGTCGAGAAGAACCCCGGCAGCCGCTCGCTGTCGTTACGGATATCCTGGGTCAGGGTCGCGTAGCGCGACGTCGGCGAGCGTGCCTTGTCGTCCATCATGTGGTCGTAATAGGCGGCCGGGTTGAGCATCGGCTTCTCGATATCCGGGTTCAAACCATATTCGTTGGCGATCGAATAGAATTTGTGCCGCAGATAAGGCGGTTCGATCAGCGGATAAGCGAGGTCACGCAAGCGGCGCTCCTCGTCTGTCAGTTCGAAGCTCGACGGCGCGATCGGCTCGCCCTTAGCGTTGTCGCGGCCAACCCAGTCGTGAATGTTGTCGCGGACGAGGCTTGGATTGA
The Pseudolabrys sp. FHR47 genome window above contains:
- a CDS encoding DUF1214 domain-containing protein; amino-acid sequence: MRLLTSTLFALIVASAVGLGLTYFALTRGAAFGALTIGSWTAWPKTGTADADPYARASIARTGQLPVALGDGVSFTARSDDNGKPLDGRCDVVLSGVTPAARFWTLSLYNNDGELIANSIDRYGFSSQEIVRRADGSFEIAVSPRANPGNWLPTAGVDRYTLVLRLYDTAVGVATKAGREVPMPAIETRNCPDDQARSRP
- a CDS encoding DUF1254 domain-containing protein; this encodes MIRWLLLLLGGALLGGIVHLATIILLPRTATQDAFARLTNDTPVNSVAALPQPRPEKAAMPFMDPAFAAGVCRYDLSNGPLKLTVPVSLAYTSVSFYTRYDVAYYAINDRAAGRRVIELDLMTPEQKNAMPEEEDVTAADRLIVESPTVSGLIAIRALAPEPGLMPMAQATIANARCAVQAATAAPATSRR